The genomic window CCTTTTTGCGGCCGATGCGGTCGGTGATTCCGCCCGAAAGCAGGGCACCGCCCAGACAACCGGCCAGCGCCGAGCTCATGGCCCATCCGGCCAGCCACGCCTTACTTTCCCCGACCAGATCGAAGAAAGGTTCGTAGAACGGTTTGGCGCCGCCGATTACGACCCAGTCGTATCCGAACAGCAGTCCGCCCAGCGCAGCCACCAGTGAGATTTGAAAGATATATCTGACGTTGAATGTATAGTTTGTGTTCATGATTGCCTTTTATTGAATTCTTTAACGGCGTCAATCATGGCGACGATGTTTTCGATCGGCGTCTGCGCCTGCACGTTATGAACGGCATTAAACACGAATCCGCCGTTTGGAGAAAAGGTCTTACAACGTTCCAGCACCTCCTTGCGCACCTCCTCCGGCGTTCCGAATGGAAGCGTCTTTTGTGTATCCACGCCCCCGCCCCAAAAAACAAGTTTGTCGCCATAGCACGCCTTCAGCGCTTTGGGATCCATCCCGGTCGCGGAGCACTGGACCGGATTGATGATATCCACCCCGGCATCGATAAAGTTCTGCATAAAGGTCTCTACCGCGCCGCAGGAGTGCTTAAAGACCTTCCAGTTCGTCAGCTCATGGATGCAATCCGTCATCTTCCGGTAATAGGGTAGCCACAGCTCGCGGAACGTTTCCGGCGAACAGAATGTTCCGCTTTGAGTTCCGAAGTCGGTGCCGCACAAGAACACCAGATCGACTGAATCCCCGAGAACCGGTGCGATGCGTTTAATGTTTTCCACCGCGATCTGGCTCTGTTTTTCAAACAGCTCGTGAATATAGTCCTGGCGAATCGCGGTGGAGACATACCACTCCTCCACATCGCGAATACCCTTCGGCGCCTTCAATTGCACCGCGGGCACGAGTGCCACATCTCCAAGGGCAGTTCCGGGCAGTCCGCCGAAAACCGCGCGCCCGGTCTTACCGGCCTCATCCGCCGCCATGCGCATGTTCTGGATTTGTTCATCAGAAACCGGACCAAACTCTTCCAGGTTTTCTTCAACGTCCAATTCGTCCTCATCGAAGCCGCTGCCGCGGCTCGTCGCATCGAAGAAAAAACCGCCGTCCGGCATATGCGCAGAGGGCTCGACCGAGCGATCCCCCTGCGGATAAACAAACACGCCCTTTTCGTTTTCAAGGGTCTCGAAGCCTCCCGCCATCAAAACGACCTGGTCCCACGGCGTACGCCACTCTTTCCAGTTTTCGTTGGCGGTTCCAAACATCGTGCCGCCCGGCATCGGCGCAGCCACGTCAACGCCCATGGCATCCTGCAAATCCTCATCCACCCAGCCAAGCATCTGGAACGGCTCATGCACCTTGACCGGGCGCTCTTCGAGCCCGTAGTGATCGCGCAACTGCGCCACGCAGGTGCAGTGCAGACCGGTCTGCCCCCCCGCACCAAGATCCACCGGAACCGCCCCGCCTTTATGGCTCAGCGCATTTAGAACTTTCCCTTTTGAGTCCACACTCTCTCCTCTCCGTTTCAGCTTGCGGTGCTCCGCCAATCATGAATCCGGCTTTCCGCAGCAGCTCCATCGTATTGTTGCATGCAAAGGTCTTTCACGCGCCTTTGCGTGAGTTAAAAAGCGCTCGGCGAGCGCCGCTATTTTTTCTTCTTGTTCGCTTCGCGGGAAGCCTTTTTGGACGGCTTTTTGTCCAAGTAATCCAGCCGATTGAGGTTGTTGATTTGTGGCGCACCCGGCGTGGAGCGACCCCGCTCCAGATCGTGTTTCAATTTGTCGAACAGGCGCTGCTTCACTTCGGGATATTCCAGCAACAGATTTTTATATTCGCCGACATCGTCCTTGAGGTTGAACAAGCCCATCGGCAACTGGTTTTCATCCTTCACGGCCCCGAACGCCGTTTTCATATACCGTTCACCGGGACGGGTCCAACCGCCCGACCCTTGCGCGACGATCAGTTTCCAGTCGCCGTCGGTGATCGCTAGTTTAGAACTAATCGTATTATAAATGGCGCTCTTACGCGGCGAGCTGTCGGAGGTTCCTTTCAGGAGCGGGAGGAAACTGATCGAATCTTCCCCCTCGTTGTCGGCGAGTTGCTGTCCGGTGAGTTCGGCAAAGGTCTCCAGAAAATCGACATGGGAAATCAGCTGGTCGCTGTTGCGCCCTTTCGGTGCTCCGGCCGGCCACTGGATGACAAACGGCACACGATTCCCACCCTCGTACAAATCGGCTTTTTGACCCCGATAGATGTAGCTCGGATTATGACCCTTTTCCAAGTGGACGGTGTAATCGGCATGCGGCGCACAGCCGTTATCGGCGGTAAAGATGACGATGGTGTTTTCTTCCAGGCCCGCCTCGCGCAGTGCGTTCAAAACCTGACCCACCACGCCATCGGTCTGCATCGCAAAATCGGCATACTTTGTGCCAATCGCACTTTTTCCGGCCCATTCCGCCGACGGGACAATCGGGGTGTGCGGCGAGTTCAGCGCGAGATATAAAAAGAAGGGCGTTCCCTTTTTTGCCTCGGGCCCACACTTTTTGATCAGGGCGGCCGCCTCATCGCCCATACGCGGCAATACATCTACCGTCTCGAACGATTTCGCCTTCGGGCCTTCGCGCATATAACACTGCTCACCCCTGACGTTGGGCTGTGTTTCTGTGGGCACTTCGCTTGCACGGTCGTCGATCAGCCAGACATAGGGCGGAATATCGAGCGAGGCGGCAATGCCGAAAAAGCTGTCAAAACCGCGGTCAACCGGTCCCCCGCCAAACGGCTGGGTATAGTCGATATCTTTAAGCGCAATGATTTTGCCCTTCTTTACCCCCGGGAGCGCCTCCCAATCCAACCCCAAATGCCATTTGCCGATCATCGCCGTCCGATATCCCGCTTTTTTGAGGAGCGAAGCCAGCGTCGTGCGTCCCTTTTCGACACGTGCCGGACTGTTTCCTTTCGCAACCTGACCGCTATTTGAAGCGCGCCAGCTGTAACGCCCTGTCAACAAGCTGTACCGGCTCGGCGTGCAGACGCCCGAACTGCTGTGCCCGTTTAAGAGCGCCAGCCCGTTATTGATCAGGCTATCGATATGTGGCGTCGGGATTTTTCCTTCCGGGTTCAGCCCCGACACATCCCCCACGCCCATATCGTCCGCATTGATCAACACGATATTCGGCCTGTCCTGAGCTTGTCGAAGGGGCAACTTCGCCGCAAACGTTGAAAGCGCAGCCATGAAACATAGTGCACCGATGATCACTCGCCGTCCCGCTGAGCGGAACGGAAAACATACCCTATTCATTCTATTGTTCATTTTCTCTCCACTCTAATCTCTTCAACGCGGCGCAATCGTATAGGAATTACCGCTTTCGGTCGGAAATGAGATGCTGCCGTCATCATTCTTTGTTACTTTAACGGCATTCCCCTTGTG from Pontiella desulfatans includes these protein-coding regions:
- a CDS encoding uroporphyrinogen decarboxylase family protein — its product is MDSKGKVLNALSHKGGAVPVDLGAGGQTGLHCTCVAQLRDHYGLEERPVKVHEPFQMLGWVDEDLQDAMGVDVAAPMPGGTMFGTANENWKEWRTPWDQVVLMAGGFETLENEKGVFVYPQGDRSVEPSAHMPDGGFFFDATSRGSGFDEDELDVEENLEEFGPVSDEQIQNMRMAADEAGKTGRAVFGGLPGTALGDVALVPAVQLKAPKGIRDVEEWYVSTAIRQDYIHELFEKQSQIAVENIKRIAPVLGDSVDLVFLCGTDFGTQSGTFCSPETFRELWLPYYRKMTDCIHELTNWKVFKHSCGAVETFMQNFIDAGVDIINPVQCSATGMDPKALKACYGDKLVFWGGGVDTQKTLPFGTPEEVRKEVLERCKTFSPNGGFVFNAVHNVQAQTPIENIVAMIDAVKEFNKRQS
- a CDS encoding sulfatase family protein — protein: MNNRMNRVCFPFRSAGRRVIIGALCFMAALSTFAAKLPLRQAQDRPNIVLINADDMGVGDVSGLNPEGKIPTPHIDSLINNGLALLNGHSSSGVCTPSRYSLLTGRYSWRASNSGQVAKGNSPARVEKGRTTLASLLKKAGYRTAMIGKWHLGLDWEALPGVKKGKIIALKDIDYTQPFGGGPVDRGFDSFFGIAASLDIPPYVWLIDDRASEVPTETQPNVRGEQCYMREGPKAKSFETVDVLPRMGDEAAALIKKCGPEAKKGTPFFLYLALNSPHTPIVPSAEWAGKSAIGTKYADFAMQTDGVVGQVLNALREAGLEENTIVIFTADNGCAPHADYTVHLEKGHNPSYIYRGQKADLYEGGNRVPFVIQWPAGAPKGRNSDQLISHVDFLETFAELTGQQLADNEGEDSISFLPLLKGTSDSSPRKSAIYNTISSKLAITDGDWKLIVAQGSGGWTRPGERYMKTAFGAVKDENQLPMGLFNLKDDVGEYKNLLLEYPEVKQRLFDKLKHDLERGRSTPGAPQINNLNRLDYLDKKPSKKASREANKKKK